The Trichosurus vulpecula isolate mTriVul1 chromosome 3, mTriVul1.pri, whole genome shotgun sequence genome includes a window with the following:
- the CAPNS2 gene encoding calpain small subunit 2 produces the protein MFLAKAFLEGADKGGLGEALGGLFGGGGQRGGGNIGGIVGGIVNFISEAAAAKYTPEPPPPYQHFANVEASESDEVRQFRKIFYQLAGDDMEVSATDLMNILNKIISKHKELNSEGFSLDTCRSIVAVMDSDATGKLGFEEFKYLWNNIKKWQCVYKKYNTDHAPSLGRMQLKEAIQAAGFQLNEQLYQMIILRYTEEDGSMDFNNFISCLVRLDAMFRAFKSLDGDRDGLVQVNIQEWLELTMYS, from the coding sequence ATGTTTCTTGCAAAGGCATTTCTGGAAGGGGCAGATAAAGGAGGTCTTGGAGAAGCACTTGGAGGCCTCTTTGGTGGAGGAgggcaaagaggaggaggaaatattGGAGGTATTGTTGGGGGAATTGTAAACTTCATCAGTGAGGCTGCAGCAGCTAAGTATACACCGGAACCACCACCCCCTTAccagcactttgcaaatgttgaaGCCAGTGAAAGTGATGAAGTTAGACAATTTCGTAAAATCTTTTATCAGCTGGCTGGAGATGACATGGAAGTGAGTGCCACTGACCTAATGAACATTCTCAACAAGATTATTTCCAAGCACAAAGAACTGAATTCAGAAGGCTTTAGCCTTGACACTTGCCGGAGCATTGTAGCTGTCATGGATAGTGATGCGACAGGAAAACTAGGATTTGAGGAATTTAAGTACCTGTGGAACAACATCAAGAAATGGCAATGTGTTTACAAGAAGTATAACACTGACCATGCCCCTTCTCTTGGGAGAATGCAGCTAAAGGAAGCTATTCAGGCAGCAGGCTTCCAGCTAAATGAGCAACTTTACCAAATGATTATCCTTAGATATACTGAAGAAGATGGAAGCATGGATTTTAACAACTTCATTAGCTGCCTGGTACGTCTAGATGCTATGTTTCGTGCCTTCAAGTCACTAGATGGAGATCGAGATGGACTAGTTCAAGTAAATATTCAAGAATGGCTGGAACTGACTATGTATTCCTGA